In a single window of the Ignavibacteria bacterium genome:
- a CDS encoding T9SS type A sorting domain-containing protein: MKKISLLFLLTFIITFPIFSQNGWETVFNTYISNDIKFITSNKIIASGDDGKIYRSTDGGLNWNMLSIGTNGQRFYQIFVLDSSNVYICGFNNAVYKSTDYGLSWLNIKPQNFFGHYYTISFVNPLNGVLAGNSKIATTTNGGSTWELKRQIQNTVFTGSFYTGNSDIFLAGDSSVALPNQHFGIIEYSSDNGNSWSRKFSFENIYGGLNGLNFFDADNGIATAKRYVIITSNGGMNWIKQDFQGVNLTNGLILDENILYLTGFNGLIMKSINGGLSWSNQTSGISSTLRNITFINADLGFTSGDTHILKTSNGGVTALISDIENIPSQFSLSQNYPNPFNPVTKIKFDIPASVETTRWVVFLKIHDILGREVAVLVNEQLRPGSYEVDWDASALPTGIYFYTINTSSFDETRKMVLLK; the protein is encoded by the coding sequence ATGAAAAAAATATCATTACTTTTTCTTCTAACGTTCATAATAACTTTCCCTATATTTTCCCAAAATGGTTGGGAAACTGTATTCAACACATACATCTCAAATGATATTAAGTTTATAACAAGTAATAAAATTATTGCTTCGGGCGATGATGGCAAAATATACCGTTCTACTGATGGAGGTTTGAATTGGAATATGCTTTCTATCGGTACAAATGGCCAAAGATTCTATCAGATATTTGTACTCGATTCTTCAAATGTTTACATTTGTGGTTTCAATAATGCCGTTTACAAGTCAACTGACTATGGTTTGAGTTGGTTAAATATAAAACCACAAAATTTCTTCGGTCACTATTATACGATATCATTTGTAAACCCGCTTAATGGAGTGTTGGCTGGCAACTCAAAAATTGCAACAACCACTAATGGCGGGAGCACATGGGAGTTAAAACGACAGATTCAAAATACAGTATTTACAGGTTCATTTTATACCGGAAACTCAGATATTTTTTTGGCGGGGGATAGCAGCGTTGCTTTGCCTAATCAGCATTTTGGTATCATAGAGTATTCCTCCGATAATGGTAACTCATGGAGTAGAAAATTTAGTTTTGAAAATATATACGGAGGCTTAAACGGACTGAATTTCTTTGATGCAGATAATGGTATCGCAACAGCAAAACGATATGTTATTATTACATCAAATGGGGGAATGAACTGGATAAAACAGGACTTTCAGGGGGTTAACTTAACAAATGGACTAATACTGGATGAAAACATTTTATATCTCACGGGGTTTAATGGTTTGATAATGAAATCAATTAATGGTGGATTATCCTGGAGCAACCAGACAAGCGGCATAAGTTCTACGCTAAGAAATATTACTTTTATCAATGCCGATTTAGGATTTACTTCAGGTGATACTCATATACTTAAAACTTCAAATGGCGGTGTAACAGCATTAATCTCAGATATCGAAAATATCCCCTCACAATTTTCACTATCCCAAAACTATCCCAATCCGTTTAACCCGGTAACAAAAATTAAATTTGATATTCCTGCTTCTGTAGAGACGACCCGGTGGGTCGTCTTCTTGAAAATCCACGATATCCTCGGCAGGGAGGTCGCAGTGCTGGTTAATGAGCAGCTCCGCCCGGGATCATATGAAGTTGACTGGGATGCCTCAGCCTTACCAACCGGGATTTATTTTTATACTATAAATACGAGCTCATTTGATGAAACTAGAAAAATGGTTTTGCTAAAATAA
- the hutH gene encoding histidine ammonia-lyase, with amino-acid sequence MKKTLINGENLTISEAKEIVDNFLPIGISKDAITRIKRSRSVIEKWIKNDEVIYGVTTGFGEFKDVKIPQKDIEKLQHNLIISHAAGVGEPLPKNIVRLMLLLRINSLVKGYSGVRLELIEQLIKIFNLGITAYIPSQGSVGSSGDLAPLAHLACVLIGEGYAYDGRDVLPAKAVLAKHGLKPFRLMAKEGLALINGTQMMTAYAVEILNRAERLSKLADISGALSIEALKGTDTAFKDILQQVRPHKGQINTAANLRKLLKGSEIRLSHIDCGKVQDAYSLRCMPQVHGAVKDTIEYVSGVVTTEVNSATDNPLIFADSNEHIEGGNFHGEPVALVMDFLKIALSELANISERRTARLVDGSLSGLPRFLTSKGGLNSGLMIAQYTAASLVSENKVLCHPASVDSIPTSANQEDHNSLGSIAARKCFEVLNNAEKVIAIEILCSCQGIDFLKPLKCGSGTAAAYDMIRKHVSHIDEDILMNDHIQSVCDVIFHDDFINNVEKSGGMLH; translated from the coding sequence ATGAAAAAAACGCTAATTAACGGTGAAAATTTAACGATTTCAGAAGCTAAGGAAATTGTTGATAATTTTTTACCAATCGGAATTTCAAAAGATGCAATAACCCGTATTAAAAGATCAAGAAGTGTTATTGAAAAATGGATAAAAAATGACGAGGTTATTTACGGGGTCACAACCGGGTTCGGTGAATTCAAAGATGTAAAAATACCGCAAAAAGATATTGAAAAACTGCAGCATAATTTAATTATATCTCATGCCGCGGGAGTCGGCGAACCACTGCCGAAGAATATTGTAAGACTGATGCTGCTCTTAAGAATAAATTCACTTGTAAAAGGCTACAGCGGCGTTAGATTAGAGCTTATTGAACAGCTGATAAAAATATTTAACCTCGGTATTACCGCTTATATTCCCTCACAGGGTTCTGTTGGCTCATCCGGTGATCTTGCGCCTCTTGCGCATCTTGCATGCGTTCTGATAGGTGAAGGCTACGCCTATGATGGTAGAGATGTTCTGCCTGCTAAAGCAGTGCTTGCTAAGCACGGCTTAAAGCCGTTCAGGCTGATGGCAAAAGAGGGTCTTGCACTCATAAACGGCACACAGATGATGACAGCGTACGCTGTTGAAATACTCAACCGCGCAGAAAGACTATCCAAGCTAGCAGATATTTCCGGCGCGCTCAGCATAGAAGCATTAAAGGGCACTGATACTGCATTTAAAGATATATTACAGCAGGTCAGACCTCATAAAGGACAGATTAACACTGCTGCAAATCTGCGCAAGCTTTTAAAAGGCAGTGAGATAAGGCTTTCTCACATTGATTGCGGTAAGGTTCAGGATGCGTATTCTTTGCGCTGTATGCCCCAGGTTCACGGCGCAGTTAAAGATACAATTGAATATGTAAGCGGTGTTGTAACTACCGAGGTAAATTCAGCAACTGATAATCCGTTAATTTTTGCGGATTCAAACGAACATATCGAAGGCGGTAATTTCCACGGTGAGCCTGTAGCTTTGGTAATGGATTTTCTGAAGATAGCATTGAGTGAGCTTGCAAATATAAGTGAGCGCAGAACAGCGAGACTTGTAGACGGTTCATTAAGCGGACTGCCGCGCTTTTTAACATCAAAAGGCGGACTGAATTCAGGCTTAATGATCGCTCAATATACTGCTGCTTCGCTGGTTTCTGAAAACAAAGTGCTTTGCCATCCTGCTTCGGTTGATTCAATACCAACAAGCGCTAACCAGGAAGATCACAATTCATTGGGCAGCATAGCTGCAAGGAAATGTTTTGAAGTGCTGAACAATGCAGAAAAAGTAATAGCCATTGAAATATTATGCTCATGCCAGGGAATCGATTTCCTGAAACCGCTTAAATGCGGCAGTGGTACAGCAGCCGCATATGATATGATACGAAAACATGTAAGCCATATTGATGAAGATATTTTAATGAATGATCATATCCAATCAGTTTGTGATGTGATATTCCATGATGATTTTATAAACAATGTAGAAAAATCCGGCGGGATGCTTCATTGA
- a CDS encoding YihY/virulence factor BrkB family protein, which produces MKKANTKKSKKFDLKKVYGELKYYAIGFYNKFDEDHVWIMSASIAFNIIICIIPITLILTSILGFYLQREGAESYLNDALNKVVGLTPEFKTKIINLVLGAIDELSKNSTLTAVIGSIGILWTASGLFSTIRDVLNRIYKTRSDTFYLWAKLRDMGMVFLILTVFLLSFSSTFILSIFQAVDESFFGDTILKLGFTTTLLTHTIGLIFTFIMFYLIFKLVPQGFVSQKVAIISSITASILYEALKYLFIIYLVSFANYQRVYGTYAAIVAVIFWLYYSSLTFVIGAEAGQLYKEKKLLGE; this is translated from the coding sequence TTGAAAAAAGCAAATACCAAGAAATCAAAGAAATTTGACCTGAAGAAAGTTTATGGTGAGCTTAAATATTACGCCATAGGTTTTTATAATAAATTTGATGAAGATCATGTATGGATAATGTCTGCAAGCATTGCTTTCAATATTATTATATGTATAATCCCGATAACACTTATTTTAACTTCAATCCTCGGTTTCTACCTCCAAAGAGAAGGAGCAGAGTCATATTTAAATGATGCTTTGAACAAAGTGGTCGGATTGACCCCGGAGTTCAAAACTAAGATCATAAATCTTGTGCTTGGTGCAATAGATGAGCTTTCCAAGAATTCAACACTCACCGCAGTGATTGGTTCAATCGGAATTTTGTGGACAGCCAGCGGTTTATTCAGTACAATTCGTGACGTGTTGAACAGGATTTACAAAACCAGAAGCGATACTTTTTATCTATGGGCTAAACTGCGTGATATGGGGATGGTTTTTCTGATTTTAACAGTATTTCTGCTTTCTTTTTCATCAACATTCATACTTTCCATATTCCAGGCTGTGGATGAATCCTTTTTTGGTGATACAATATTGAAGCTTGGCTTCACTACTACCCTGCTTACGCATACAATTGGACTTATATTTACATTTATAATGTTCTATTTAATCTTTAAACTTGTACCTCAGGGATTTGTAAGCCAGAAAGTCGCCATAATTTCGAGTATCACCGCTTCAATACTTTATGAAGCCCTGAAATACCTGTTCATTATTTACCTGGTTTCATTTGCAAATTACCAGCGGGTTTACGGAACATACGCAGCGATTGTCGCAGTAATTTTCTGGCTTTATTATTCATCTTTAACATTTGTAATCGGCGCAGAAGCAGGTCAATTATACAAGGAAAAAAAACTCTTAGGCGAATAA
- a CDS encoding serine/threonine-protein phosphatase, with amino-acid sequence MEQRKLYKTLENAFKHFPDFESDKQLLSYVLKEVINHENIEITGGRLWELNDSKTSYIMAEQHGEVEKIRKGYALKLADYTIFYEVGKNRSVLAKETDKYLSNLGIHLYSATGIGDRFKVKDIHGKDQYLYQYIMAFNSREMNVNLMNTMNIISTSVSSMLRTRGIEKKARAIEKDLVKAREIQRSILPEHEHSFANYEIFGISIPDRIVGGDFFDYLTFGNEKDKIGIAIGDAASKGFSAAAQALYVSGALKMGTENELKMTAVMKKINSLVHRVFPDERFLTLFYMELYKDTKGLCLYVNAGHNPPIHLNYETNSMDTLDATGPVLGPAPEQDYTTDSLYLNKNDVMVLYTDGIVEAANSKFEFYGEDRLKEVILNSKNFSAKEICAHIIEDVQKFSNRGKYSDDKTVVVVKRVK; translated from the coding sequence TTGGAACAGAGAAAACTATATAAAACACTGGAAAATGCTTTTAAGCATTTTCCTGATTTTGAAAGCGACAAGCAGCTTTTAAGCTATGTACTGAAAGAGGTGATCAATCATGAAAATATTGAGATCACAGGCGGCAGGCTGTGGGAGCTTAATGATTCAAAAACTTCTTACATTATGGCTGAGCAGCATGGAGAAGTTGAAAAAATAAGAAAAGGCTATGCTTTAAAGCTGGCTGATTATACTATATTTTATGAAGTAGGCAAAAACCGTTCTGTGCTGGCAAAAGAAACCGATAAGTATCTCAGCAATTTAGGTATTCATTTGTATTCAGCCACCGGAATAGGCGACAGGTTCAAAGTTAAAGATATTCATGGCAAAGACCAGTATTTATACCAGTATATCATGGCATTCAATTCACGTGAAATGAATGTAAACCTTATGAATACGATGAACATTATAAGTACCTCAGTAAGCTCTATGCTGCGCACGCGCGGTATTGAAAAAAAAGCGCGTGCAATTGAAAAGGATCTTGTTAAAGCAAGAGAGATCCAGAGAAGTATTCTACCTGAACATGAACACAGCTTCGCCAACTATGAAATTTTCGGTATTTCAATTCCTGATAGAATTGTAGGCGGTGATTTTTTTGATTACCTTACTTTCGGGAATGAAAAGGATAAAATAGGTATAGCAATAGGTGATGCCGCTTCAAAGGGATTTTCAGCGGCAGCGCAGGCGCTGTATGTATCTGGGGCTTTAAAAATGGGAACAGAGAACGAGCTGAAGATGACTGCGGTTATGAAAAAGATCAACTCCTTAGTTCACAGGGTATTCCCGGATGAGCGATTTTTAACCCTGTTCTATATGGAGCTTTATAAGGATACAAAAGGACTGTGTTTATATGTAAATGCGGGTCACAATCCGCCAATACATTTAAACTATGAAACAAACAGCATGGATACGCTTGATGCGACTGGCCCCGTACTAGGTCCCGCACCAGAGCAGGATTACACAACTGATTCGCTTTACCTTAACAAAAATGATGTAATGGTACTTTATACAGACGGAATTGTTGAAGCTGCAAATTCAAAATTTGAATTCTATGGTGAAGACAGGCTGAAAGAAGTGATATTAAACAGCAAGAATTTTTCAGCCAAAGAGATCTGCGCCCATATAATAGAAGATGTACAGAAATTTTCCAACCGCGGTAAATATTCTGATGATAAAACCGTGGTAGTAGTAAAACGAGTAAAATAG
- the gcvH gene encoding glycine cleavage system protein GcvH, with the protein MNIPADLKYTKDHEWVKVEGSTGTVGVTDYAQGELGDIIYVDVTTVGNDVSMGDTFGTIEAVKTVSDMYAPVSGKIAEFNSAVNDNPAIVNQDPYGAGWLVKIEISNMGDLDSLLSPEDYKNLVGG; encoded by the coding sequence ATGAACATTCCAGCAGATTTAAAATACACAAAAGACCATGAATGGGTAAAAGTTGAAGGCAGCACCGGAACCGTTGGTGTTACCGATTATGCACAGGGCGAGCTTGGCGATATAATTTATGTAGATGTGACAACTGTAGGTAATGATGTTTCAATGGGTGATACTTTCGGTACGATTGAAGCTGTAAAAACAGTGAGCGATATGTATGCCCCGGTTTCAGGCAAGATTGCTGAATTCAATTCAGCGGTAAATGATAATCCCGCAATTGTAAACCAGGACCCATACGGCGCAGGCTGGCTGGTTAAGATAGAAATCAGCAATATGGGTGATCTGGATTCATTGCTCTCACCGGAAGATTACAAAAATTTAGTAGGCGGATAG
- a CDS encoding T9SS type A sorting domain-containing protein, whose product MKRKILFTLFSILTLLVQTTAFAGNIDLKFYSSETGVSVIPEKLIIYNTSTGQDIITPQALQSNNYSVSLAEGTYSITVFKSGYQSSQTSFDIKANAINCSIFLDPLAVSTKLNTLRIKSLLKPDAALLLGYVVDENTGAPLGNTTIKDASLRVLGTTDADGYFELYFPANCDKRTLVTLNFEKTPYSTKIYKDFEITPNTDFIFTVRLKQGSDNFSLNTLPHDSRCSDCTPQTLFPDMAVTGFVVPLNIRVGRNCTGTNCTTVEVYSLQTYLKYVLPAEIYACWGNLSGGMNSLQACAVAARSYAVYYVYNPINSNYDICDNTYCQFMGSVTSTNTSSAIDNTFGYILTNSSGVVRSEYSAENNNKGCGNGYSGTGSSWPCISDPVCTGFSPNGHGRGLCQWGTVRWATGRVISTSSPCGQGTAHSYGTKTWQQILAHYYNVSPQNWQVTLGTTAVINTSSPVPVNSNPCAQITINNNVTSSGSASLMIGASIAPAGTTNWISDPAGDVKRNFTSGTANYSRTFNIPCNTAPGVYDILTALWYDKNNNNTIDGSDFVVSSKLTTGALTISPLGVTILSTEIPDKFALEPNYPNPFNPVTKINFDIPNQSNAKIIIYDLLGREITTLVNEQLKPGSYSVDWDGTGFASGVYFYSLITEGFVETNRMVLVK is encoded by the coding sequence ATGAAAAGAAAAATACTTTTTACATTATTCTCAATACTAACCTTACTAGTTCAAACCACAGCATTTGCAGGTAATATTGATCTCAAATTCTATTCAAGTGAAACCGGAGTATCCGTCATACCAGAAAAACTTATTATCTATAATACATCCACTGGTCAGGATATCATCACGCCTCAAGCTTTGCAATCGAATAATTATTCAGTATCACTTGCCGAAGGCACTTATTCCATTACGGTATTTAAATCAGGGTATCAAAGCTCACAGACTTCGTTTGATATCAAAGCTAATGCCATAAATTGCAGTATATTCCTCGATCCTTTAGCAGTAAGCACAAAGTTAAATACACTCCGTATCAAATCGCTGCTTAAGCCCGATGCAGCTTTGCTGCTTGGTTATGTGGTAGATGAAAATACAGGCGCTCCACTCGGCAATACAACAATTAAAGATGCCTCTTTAAGAGTATTGGGCACTACGGATGCTGATGGATATTTTGAGCTGTATTTTCCCGCCAACTGCGATAAAAGAACTCTTGTAACACTTAACTTTGAAAAGACTCCATACAGTACAAAAATTTATAAGGATTTCGAGATAACCCCAAACACCGATTTCATCTTTACCGTTAGACTAAAACAGGGGAGTGATAACTTTTCGCTAAATACTTTACCACATGATAGCAGGTGCAGTGACTGCACCCCGCAAACTCTGTTTCCTGATATGGCTGTAACGGGATTTGTTGTTCCTTTAAATATCAGAGTTGGGAGGAACTGCACAGGTACTAACTGCACAACTGTAGAAGTTTATTCGTTGCAAACTTATTTAAAATATGTTCTGCCCGCTGAAATATATGCCTGCTGGGGTAATCTATCAGGGGGCATGAATTCACTGCAGGCATGCGCAGTAGCTGCGCGGTCTTACGCAGTTTATTATGTTTATAATCCAATTAATTCAAACTATGATATTTGTGATAATACTTACTGCCAGTTTATGGGAAGCGTTACATCTACCAATACAAGTTCCGCTATAGATAATACTTTTGGCTATATATTAACCAATTCATCAGGAGTAGTGCGCTCTGAATACTCAGCTGAAAATAACAATAAAGGCTGCGGCAACGGATACTCCGGTACAGGTTCATCGTGGCCGTGTATATCAGACCCGGTTTGTACCGGATTTTCACCTAACGGTCACGGGCGCGGGCTGTGCCAATGGGGGACAGTTCGCTGGGCAACCGGCAGGGTTATAAGTACTTCAAGCCCATGCGGGCAGGGTACGGCGCACTCATACGGTACTAAAACATGGCAGCAGATTCTTGCTCACTATTACAACGTATCGCCTCAGAACTGGCAGGTAACTCTTGGTACCACGGCTGTAATAAATACATCTTCGCCGGTGCCGGTTAATTCAAATCCTTGCGCGCAGATAACAATCAATAATAACGTAACCTCAAGCGGCTCTGCTAGCTTAATGATAGGCGCATCAATTGCTCCGGCAGGCACAACAAACTGGATTAGCGATCCGGCAGGAGATGTAAAAAGAAATTTTACAAGCGGAACTGCAAATTATTCACGTACATTTAATATTCCGTGCAATACTGCACCCGGAGTATATGATATACTGACCGCACTTTGGTATGATAAAAACAATAATAACACTATTGATGGCAGTGATTTTGTGGTTAGCTCAAAACTTACAACAGGCGCGTTGACTATTTCTCCGTTAGGGGTTACTATCTTAAGTACAGAAATTCCTGATAAATTTGCCTTAGAACCAAACTATCCAAACCCGTTCAACCCGGTTACTAAAATTAATTTTGATATACCTAACCAGTCAAATGCTAAAATTATTATTTATGATCTTCTCGGTAGAGAAATAACAACCCTTGTAAACGAGCAGCTAAAACCGGGGAGTTATTCAGTTGATTGGGACGGCACGGGATTTGCTAGCGGAGTGTATTTCTATTCGCTGATAACAGAAGGATTTGTTGAAACGAATAGGATGGTGCTTGTGAAGTAG
- a CDS encoding T9SS type A sorting domain-containing protein: protein MKKLSILSFLIFLSISNAFSQSGWFWQNPLPQGNTIYDILMIDNNNVIAVGDGGTILNSSNLGYNWTNSSHIEDVYMRSICFINNSTGFVSSQGKILRTSNSGHNWTAFSLNYLVTIESIIFVNPQTGFAVGHNGKIFKTTNAGFNWDSSSSGTLEPLLSCCFNDVNTGWVVGWNGTILKTTNSGNVWITIQSSTSNRFTAVFFANNNTGWITSENGNIYKSVNGGLNWTSLSFGSYLGSIHFCDVQTGWAVGSSILKTTDSGNNWIVQPDPSPDDYKTVNFLNTLTGFAAGSLGVIVKTTNGGSNWILLTNKITSNSFEDIYFVDDQKGWAAGLNGSLFNTLNGGSDWSNQFDNSAVNFRSVRFINNNTGWAAGTHVMKTINGGINWNIVAANYSMNKIYPVDNLNLFGLDFNNAIVKSSNGGANWNGVNSGFSGGYYDIFFMNGLTGWAAGSGQKILKTTDGGSTWILQYGGNWPGYMKSIHFCNSLTGLAAGLNPGNSNMLLKTTNGGLNWNVLIFGPQYSFNRVFLLDSNNGFFTTTNYASSDIYFTTNGGISWNLQFSTVSNIISSICFINNSIGWIAGSNGMILKTTSGGTFVGMQISTNQLPQSLSLQQNYPNPFNPVTKIKFDISSAPISFGERLGVKLIIFDLLGREVTTLVNEQLKPGSYEVDWDGTGFASGVYFCSLVTNDFIETKRMVLIK, encoded by the coding sequence ATGAAAAAACTAAGCATTCTTTCCTTTCTAATATTTCTCTCAATAAGTAATGCATTTTCTCAAAGTGGCTGGTTTTGGCAGAATCCTTTGCCTCAGGGGAATACTATTTATGATATTCTCATGATTGATAATAACAACGTTATTGCAGTTGGTGATGGAGGAACAATATTAAATTCTTCAAACTTAGGTTATAACTGGACAAATTCAAGTCATATCGAAGATGTGTACATGCGTTCAATTTGCTTTATAAATAATTCGACTGGTTTTGTTTCTTCTCAGGGAAAGATCTTACGGACAAGTAATTCGGGACATAATTGGACAGCTTTTAGTTTGAATTATCTTGTAACAATAGAGTCCATAATATTTGTAAATCCACAAACAGGTTTTGCAGTGGGTCATAATGGTAAAATATTTAAAACAACAAATGCAGGTTTTAATTGGGATTCTTCATCAAGCGGAACTCTTGAACCATTATTAAGCTGTTGTTTCAATGATGTAAATACCGGATGGGTTGTTGGTTGGAATGGCACGATCTTAAAAACTACAAACAGCGGTAATGTTTGGATTACAATTCAATCAAGTACAAGTAACCGGTTTACGGCTGTATTCTTTGCAAACAACAATACCGGCTGGATAACGAGTGAAAATGGGAATATTTATAAATCAGTAAACGGCGGATTAAACTGGACTTCTCTGAGTTTTGGTTCTTATCTTGGGTCAATTCATTTTTGTGATGTTCAAACAGGCTGGGCAGTTGGCTCATCAATTTTGAAAACAACTGATTCTGGAAATAACTGGATAGTTCAACCTGACCCATCGCCTGATGATTATAAGACAGTTAATTTTCTCAATACTCTCACAGGTTTTGCAGCCGGCAGCCTTGGTGTAATAGTAAAAACGACCAATGGAGGTTCAAACTGGATTCTTTTGACAAATAAAATAACCTCAAACAGTTTTGAAGATATTTATTTTGTGGATGATCAAAAAGGTTGGGCTGCAGGACTCAATGGAAGTTTGTTTAATACTTTGAATGGAGGCAGTGATTGGAGTAATCAATTTGATAATTCTGCTGTGAACTTCAGGTCAGTGAGATTTATTAACAATAATACTGGTTGGGCAGCAGGCACACATGTTATGAAGACCATCAATGGTGGCATTAATTGGAATATCGTTGCGGCAAATTACTCAATGAACAAAATATATCCGGTTGATAATTTGAATTTGTTCGGATTGGATTTCAACAATGCTATTGTTAAATCATCCAATGGAGGGGCTAACTGGAATGGCGTGAATTCAGGTTTTAGTGGAGGTTATTATGACATTTTTTTTATGAATGGGTTAACCGGATGGGCAGCGGGCAGCGGGCAAAAGATACTTAAGACAACTGATGGAGGTTCAACGTGGATCCTTCAATATGGTGGTAATTGGCCTGGATATATGAAGTCAATTCATTTTTGCAACAGTTTAACCGGTTTGGCTGCCGGTCTGAATCCGGGTAACAGTAATATGCTGTTAAAAACTACTAACGGTGGCTTGAACTGGAATGTTTTGATATTTGGACCACAATATAGTTTTAACAGAGTATTTTTACTCGATAGTAATAATGGTTTTTTTACTACAACAAATTATGCATCTAGTGATATTTATTTTACTACAAACGGAGGTATATCCTGGAATTTGCAATTTAGTACTGTATCCAATATAATTAGTTCAATTTGTTTTATTAATAATTCTATTGGTTGGATTGCTGGTAGTAATGGAATGATATTAAAAACAACGTCGGGTGGTACATTTGTAGGTATGCAAATATCTACTAATCAATTACCCCAGTCTTTATCACTCCAACAAAACTACCCAAATCCCTTCAACCCGGTTACAAAAATTAAGTTCGATATTTCATCTGCCCCCATCTCCTTCGGAGAGAGGCTGGGGGTGAAGTTGATCATTTTCGATCTCCTCGGAAGAGAAGTCACTACACTCGTAAATGAACAACTCAAGCCCGGCAGCTATGAAGTTGATTGGGATGGCACGGGTTTTGCAAGCGGAGTGTATTTTTGTTCATTGGTAACTAATGATTTTATAGAAACCAAGCGTATGGTATTAATTAAATAA